The proteins below come from a single Treponema phagedenis genomic window:
- a CDS encoding YifB family Mg chelatase-like AAA ATPase, whose translation MEIMSFSSFGYEGEIVKVEADLRRGLPIIDIVGLPGSAVKEARERMRAAIRNSNLIFPQERVLINLSPANLKKEGSGFDLPIALSVLNAGISGGGKVMAIGELELSGKIRPIRGVLAAVSAGVTENIFYYIVPKENEAEALITKNIEVFAAENLQEAVTALELILQKSSIQAPIRSSNFSEEKTLEIKWNGSAEMPEESFPGGFEDIIGQDTLIKALEIAAAGGHNLIAYGPPGCGKTLSLRRFPLLLPDIDIETALEVTRIYSVAGLLPLSADKDILITRPPFRMPHPNASLEGIIGGAGNCMPGEISFAHGGVLFLDEASQFKQSVLETLRAPLETGMVTVSRAGRSSTYPADFQLLLAINPCPCGNFGTETKVCTCMLSAVEKYWKKLTAPLLDRIDLRIEVQSPDTKKLISKSTHSTKDLRLKVAAAIERQWQRHRNKRIAAKYKNAYLLPEEITKVCILSAEAKRALDAAAEKESLSGRGSHALLKIARTIADLEGEEKIASVHIEEAYTLRKWSPILPDFL comes from the coding sequence ATGGAAATTATGAGTTTTTCTTCTTTTGGATATGAGGGAGAAATTGTAAAAGTAGAGGCTGATTTAAGAAGAGGACTGCCGATTATTGATATTGTAGGACTTCCCGGTTCAGCCGTAAAAGAGGCTCGGGAGAGAATGCGAGCGGCAATACGAAATTCAAACCTTATTTTTCCACAAGAAAGGGTGCTTATCAACTTAAGCCCCGCAAACTTAAAAAAAGAAGGCAGCGGTTTTGATTTACCTATTGCACTTTCGGTTTTAAACGCGGGGATAAGCGGCGGCGGAAAGGTGATGGCCATCGGAGAGCTTGAGCTTTCGGGAAAAATACGACCGATTCGCGGCGTATTAGCAGCGGTTTCAGCCGGTGTAACAGAGAATATCTTCTACTACATTGTACCCAAAGAAAACGAAGCGGAAGCCTTAATCACTAAAAATATCGAGGTATTTGCAGCAGAGAATTTACAGGAAGCGGTAACAGCTCTTGAGCTTATCTTACAAAAATCATCAATACAGGCTCCTATACGCAGCAGTAATTTTTCCGAAGAAAAAACACTTGAAATAAAATGGAACGGCTCCGCTGAAATGCCGGAAGAATCCTTTCCAGGCGGTTTTGAAGATATTATCGGGCAGGATACCTTAATTAAAGCCCTTGAAATTGCAGCCGCCGGCGGGCATAATCTTATTGCATACGGACCGCCAGGCTGCGGAAAAACTCTTTCACTACGGCGATTCCCCCTGCTTTTACCCGATATTGACATAGAAACCGCATTGGAGGTTACCAGAATTTACAGTGTAGCCGGATTACTGCCTCTGTCTGCGGATAAAGACATACTTATTACGCGTCCTCCATTCAGAATGCCACATCCGAATGCGAGTCTTGAAGGTATTATCGGCGGTGCGGGGAACTGTATGCCCGGAGAAATTTCCTTTGCGCACGGCGGCGTTCTTTTTTTAGATGAGGCAAGTCAATTCAAGCAGTCTGTGCTGGAAACACTGCGCGCTCCGCTGGAAACGGGGATGGTAACAGTAAGCAGGGCGGGAAGAAGCAGCACCTATCCTGCTGATTTTCAGCTTTTACTTGCAATCAATCCTTGCCCTTGCGGTAATTTCGGTACTGAAACTAAAGTTTGCACGTGCATGTTAAGTGCTGTTGAAAAATATTGGAAAAAGCTTACCGCTCCCCTACTCGACCGTATTGATTTACGTATTGAGGTGCAGTCGCCCGATACTAAAAAACTCATCTCAAAAAGCACCCATTCTACGAAAGACTTGCGCTTGAAAGTTGCAGCAGCTATTGAAAGACAGTGGCAGCGACACCGAAACAAGCGCATAGCGGCAAAATACAAAAATGCCTATCTTTTACCGGAAGAAATAACCAAGGTTTGTATACTATCCGCAGAAGCAAAAAGAGCCCTAGATGCGGCAGCCGAAAAAGAATCATTATCAGGCAGAGGAAGCCATGCGTTATTAAAAATAGCGCGTACTATTGCCGATCTTGAAGGAGAGGAAAAAATAGCTTCCGTTCATATTGAAGAAGCGTATACTCTCCGCAAATGGAGTCCAATTTTACCGGATTTTTTATAA
- a CDS encoding adenylate/guanylate cyclase domain-containing protein has product MSKKEKDAFRTKVRFPIGVKLVLIISVLVVTSLGVITALVTWFGSQDVQISAEENNRTVNVQAATASEKELLTIRANTFLLLDILNSFETSSAETKQTANFYFERNTSVAALVLTDPKRGDRTDRKLLNPAFFLANEIDPSVVDTFMEQNKTAVEQTERGLLQVLNGSPLFNQPVLTLLYPYKEKGLNQALVVFFSAEKLANSFGSGVLQTTFLVNSDGDILIHPDFELLKHGVNASEFEIFKQMRKAGDKSRQILFEESEKKYFGSYSRITGDLAVLTVAEAEKLLEPVIETTKRNIYLTLAVLSLSILFVWFFSKSVSTPVKLLAAAAHQIEQGEYDIDLKPKGNDEIGLLTASFVQMGKGLTERDRLKDSFGRFINKEIAELAMRGELVLGGETKETTIFFSDIRSFTAISEKLTPAEVVEFLNEYMTLMVECVNLTHGVVDKFIGDAIMAVWGAPTSTGSPQKDALNCIRAALRMRAALITFNANRGGDKKPIIRIGCGINSGPVVAGQIGSQKRMEYTVIGDAVNLASRTEALNKPLGTDILITENTYRLVQGAVLVEEMPPVTVKGKEKPVRMFAVVNMPKEDTIPGAGSMGPKTLSEVRTLLGIPTPDFEKVDVNEDEKKYKIQS; this is encoded by the coding sequence ATGAGTAAAAAAGAAAAAGATGCTTTTCGTACAAAGGTTCGCTTTCCCATAGGCGTAAAATTGGTACTTATTATTTCGGTGCTTGTAGTAACATCACTCGGTGTTATAACCGCACTTGTAACTTGGTTTGGAAGTCAGGATGTACAGATAAGCGCCGAGGAGAACAACAGGACGGTAAATGTACAGGCTGCTACCGCAAGTGAAAAGGAATTGCTCACCATCAGAGCAAATACCTTTCTGCTCTTAGACATTCTAAACAGTTTTGAAACATCATCTGCGGAAACAAAGCAAACCGCAAATTTTTATTTTGAACGAAACACTTCGGTGGCAGCGCTTGTGCTTACCGACCCTAAGCGCGGAGACAGAACAGACAGAAAGTTACTTAATCCCGCCTTCTTTTTAGCAAATGAAATAGATCCTTCGGTTGTAGACACTTTTATGGAGCAAAATAAAACAGCCGTTGAACAAACCGAACGAGGTCTTCTACAAGTATTAAACGGCTCTCCGCTTTTTAATCAGCCGGTACTTACCCTGCTATATCCGTATAAAGAAAAAGGCTTAAATCAAGCCTTGGTTGTCTTTTTTTCCGCTGAAAAGCTTGCAAACAGCTTTGGCTCAGGAGTTTTACAAACAACCTTTTTAGTAAACAGCGATGGAGACATTCTTATTCATCCCGATTTTGAATTGCTTAAACATGGAGTAAATGCAAGCGAATTTGAAATTTTTAAACAAATGAGAAAAGCGGGAGATAAAAGCAGACAAATCCTTTTTGAAGAAAGCGAAAAAAAATACTTCGGTTCATATTCACGTATTACCGGAGACCTCGCGGTACTCACGGTCGCGGAAGCGGAAAAGCTTTTGGAGCCCGTTATTGAAACAACCAAGCGCAATATTTACTTGACCTTGGCGGTGCTTTCGCTTTCCATTCTTTTTGTATGGTTTTTCTCAAAATCCGTCAGTACGCCAGTAAAACTTTTAGCGGCAGCGGCTCACCAAATTGAGCAAGGAGAATACGATATTGACTTAAAGCCGAAAGGTAATGATGAAATCGGACTTTTAACCGCCAGCTTTGTGCAAATGGGAAAGGGATTAACCGAACGGGATCGCTTAAAAGATTCATTCGGCAGATTTATCAATAAAGAGATTGCAGAGCTTGCCATGCGCGGCGAGCTTGTCCTTGGCGGAGAAACAAAAGAAACAACAATCTTCTTTTCCGATATTCGCTCATTTACCGCAATTTCTGAAAAACTCACTCCTGCGGAAGTAGTTGAATTCTTGAACGAGTATATGACCCTTATGGTAGAATGTGTAAACCTTACGCACGGCGTGGTGGATAAGTTTATCGGAGATGCTATTATGGCAGTCTGGGGAGCGCCCACTTCTACCGGAAGCCCTCAAAAAGATGCGCTTAACTGTATACGGGCAGCCTTACGCATGCGGGCAGCATTGATTACTTTTAACGCCAATCGCGGCGGTGATAAAAAACCGATTATACGCATCGGTTGCGGAATCAATTCAGGACCCGTTGTTGCAGGGCAAATCGGATCACAAAAACGAATGGAGTACACGGTTATCGGAGATGCGGTAAACCTTGCTTCTCGAACCGAAGCTTTGAATAAGCCGCTCGGCACCGATATCCTCATAACGGAAAACACGTATCGATTAGTGCAGGGCGCGGTACTTGTTGAAGAAATGCCGCCGGTAACCGTAAAAGGAAAAGAAAAACCTGTCAGAATGTTTGCTGTTGTAAATATGCCAAAAGAAGATACCATCCCCGGCGCAGGATCCATGGGACCGAAAACCTTAAGCGAGGTACGGACATTACTGGGTATTCCCACACCCGATTTTGAAAAGGTTGATGTAAATGAAGACGAAAAGAAATACAAAATACAATCCTAA
- a CDS encoding FecR domain-containing protein has protein sequence MKTKRNTKYNPKTVGKSSLDIPVIIFSLLLLCLSIGLLIRDLNRTFTRADKTMIATVNYKYKTVQRKFIDRAVWDRPLQNSPIYNGDVIRTAPQAAATIHFIDGSAIDMDSETMIQVFFDAKQASLNLQEGSISVETAGADIRLHSQDKVISLAKNSSLLAGAKEEQGLQLVMQKGEASIITEGEDEKEAEKQMLTEGSVFYTGEPIKLAVTNIANNAKILNQSLQGQGAECLLKWYSAFSDDEELILETSRASNFSSDVKKYSVTGLHEIVLIEKAGTVYWRLYSEKEGLSADSAIQGKFTVVDALPPQLLLPEQNALITYFEELPLIRFAWTQDDSINSYRLEVADNPEMQNPQINRVIKTTSIDLPIPNEGAWYWRVTPYYAFISAASSKATETAAFTVKKNTETIFPEIISPGAFTEFAAGQTVKFAWKNIPEAKKYRIQIADDKQMQHLLVNTTVTRNYFELEDSSVLAPNREYYWTIASITQNDKILSVIEPRKFMSKSGEIILRSLYPPDGYVLADTFCEDIRFTWKTNLDTDLLFQVSQTQNFDTISLERKVVGLGIDGIKLKQGDWYWRITGNTDDVPAYSEIKKLTIAEPLDKPELINARQTVVIAPNKKNKFQWQAIDGADYYQVKITSVAAGSRPFYENGFVTSTELELDLESLVEGNYVLNIQGFASPTLMSSRRYSLTNDHYCTFRHLKPIELVYPVQNAKINGLDALEKPILATWESMEKPINAELSLYKKGRKSPVFLAKDPAFKTRLPVLKEGTYTWKVTALTVDGFDISSLKEETFTVLPIPPLPAPRFFNPQHDAVMDVDYFKKNRTIRFSWERVRGATQYIITIYNNKNKVVATKIIPDKAKKRIEVNFKDIHLLSRGKFRVEVKAQNLLKDGTLFRNGKTSRLTFNIDLPKLKKIKTDDAGELYGN, from the coding sequence ATGAAGACGAAAAGAAATACAAAATACAATCCTAAAACAGTAGGAAAATCATCCCTGGATATACCGGTTATTATCTTTTCTCTCCTTTTGCTCTGTCTGTCAATCGGTTTATTGATACGAGATTTAAATAGAACGTTTACCCGAGCCGATAAAACAATGATTGCAACGGTTAATTATAAGTATAAAACCGTGCAACGTAAATTTATTGATAGGGCAGTTTGGGACAGACCTCTTCAAAACTCTCCCATTTATAACGGAGACGTAATCAGAACAGCCCCGCAAGCTGCCGCAACCATTCATTTTATTGACGGTTCCGCGATTGATATGGATTCAGAGACAATGATTCAAGTGTTTTTTGATGCAAAACAGGCATCTCTTAACCTGCAAGAAGGCTCCATATCGGTAGAAACAGCCGGCGCTGATATACGCCTCCATTCACAAGACAAGGTAATTTCCCTTGCAAAAAATTCATCGTTACTTGCAGGTGCAAAAGAAGAACAAGGCTTACAACTCGTCATGCAAAAAGGAGAGGCATCGATAATAACAGAAGGGGAAGATGAAAAAGAAGCTGAAAAACAGATGCTCACTGAAGGTTCTGTTTTTTATACGGGCGAACCCATAAAACTTGCTGTAACAAATATAGCAAATAATGCAAAGATACTTAATCAAAGTTTGCAGGGACAGGGGGCTGAATGCCTCTTAAAATGGTATAGTGCCTTTTCCGATGATGAAGAGCTTATTTTAGAAACATCCCGTGCAAGTAATTTCAGCAGCGATGTAAAAAAATATTCGGTAACCGGTTTACACGAAATTGTCTTGATTGAAAAAGCCGGTACTGTTTATTGGAGGCTATATTCGGAAAAAGAAGGACTTTCGGCAGATTCCGCAATACAAGGAAAATTCACGGTTGTAGATGCTCTTCCGCCGCAATTACTTTTACCCGAGCAAAATGCTTTGATTACCTATTTTGAAGAGCTCCCTTTAATTCGCTTTGCATGGACGCAAGATGACTCAATAAATTCATACCGGCTGGAAGTTGCAGACAACCCTGAAATGCAAAATCCTCAAATAAACAGAGTGATTAAGACAACTTCTATCGATCTTCCTATACCAAATGAAGGAGCATGGTATTGGAGAGTTACCCCATACTATGCATTTATTTCCGCAGCTTCTTCCAAAGCCACCGAAACAGCTGCTTTTACCGTGAAAAAAAACACGGAAACGATATTTCCCGAAATTATTTCTCCCGGCGCTTTTACGGAATTTGCAGCCGGACAAACGGTAAAATTTGCGTGGAAAAATATCCCCGAAGCAAAAAAATATCGCATTCAAATTGCTGATGACAAGCAAATGCAACACCTTCTTGTTAATACAACTGTAACAAGAAATTATTTTGAACTTGAAGATTCGTCTGTTCTTGCGCCTAATAGAGAATATTATTGGACTATTGCAAGCATTACTCAAAACGACAAAATATTGAGCGTGATAGAGCCGAGAAAATTTATGTCTAAAAGCGGTGAAATTATTTTGCGCTCGCTATATCCGCCCGACGGATATGTGCTTGCCGACACGTTTTGTGAAGATATCAGATTTACATGGAAAACCAATTTAGATACCGACCTTCTCTTTCAAGTTTCACAAACTCAAAACTTTGATACAATCAGTTTAGAGAGAAAAGTTGTCGGTTTAGGCATCGACGGAATTAAATTAAAGCAAGGAGACTGGTATTGGCGAATTACGGGAAATACGGATGATGTTCCCGCTTATTCAGAAATAAAAAAACTAACGATTGCCGAGCCCTTAGACAAACCGGAATTGATAAATGCAAGACAAACAGTCGTCATCGCTCCAAACAAAAAAAATAAATTTCAATGGCAAGCGATTGACGGCGCGGATTACTATCAGGTAAAAATAACAAGCGTAGCAGCAGGGAGTCGACCTTTTTATGAAAACGGTTTTGTAACTTCAACAGAACTGGAACTTGACTTGGAATCTCTTGTTGAAGGAAATTATGTACTTAACATACAAGGCTTTGCCTCCCCTACTCTTATGTCATCCCGTCGGTATAGTCTGACAAATGATCATTACTGCACGTTTAGACATTTAAAGCCGATTGAACTTGTATATCCCGTGCAAAATGCAAAAATTAACGGCTTAGATGCTCTTGAAAAACCTATTCTTGCAACATGGGAGTCAATGGAAAAACCGATCAATGCGGAGCTTAGTCTTTATAAAAAAGGAAGGAAAAGCCCTGTTTTTCTTGCAAAAGACCCCGCTTTTAAAACGCGCCTTCCGGTCTTAAAAGAAGGAACCTATACATGGAAAGTCACGGCTCTAACCGTTGACGGTTTTGATATCTCCTCTCTCAAAGAAGAAACCTTTACCGTCTTACCAATTCCGCCGTTGCCTGCTCCGCGGTTTTTTAATCCGCAGCATGATGCCGTGATGGATGTTGATTATTTCAAAAAAAATCGTACCATTCGTTTTTCATGGGAACGGGTAAGAGGCGCAACTCAGTATATTATCACAATTTACAATAATAAAAACAAAGTTGTTGCGACAAAAATAATTCCTGATAAAGCAAAAAAAAGGATCGAAGTTAATTTTAAAGATATACACCTTCTATCACGAGGAAAATTCCGTGTTGAAGTAAAAGCACAAAATTTGCTTAAAGACGGCACATTATTCAGAAACGGAAAAACATCACGGCTTACATTTAATATTGATTTACCTAAACTGAAAAAAATAAAAACTGATGATGCGGGAGAGCTTTATGGAAATTAA
- a CDS encoding FlgD immunoglobulin-like domain containing protein encodes MVNKRILVLFLFLIYTVALVAAYNPPAGGESVHNLLSTDLAARQISAAGDPFDDGVPAGAAVNPALIAGEQRPIIDASYLALIGFKEDKNWGHVINLSGLYPARWGAIAGGIHFLTSPFPGIPLGTAGSFRFSYAKDITDKLYLGTGAYATVGAGSTWGLGLDIGGLYKFGTLGILKDARLGISLTGMGKPYNPNTEGVKGEGSDGYAGMFTPHIGFSALLVSVKHFKLGTSFDLSLPTFQNLVFSTSLQMKFDDAVALKTGWTFNLVETIQKKQTYIPSVGIAFHVNLEPKRKQKPESWKNSELRPELAFKPYSKNIWAMGAGVNVHVGMKDNEPPVIVLDYPTEQAFSPNDDGIQDSLEVPMTIRDRRYVTAWQCKIEDSRGITVRVIENKQPIRELQNFKSFWRNLTAAKKGVYVPEFLRWDGRTDTGEVAPDGKYYFSVTASDDNNNTATSPRYAVTLDTEKPSIVIQPPKEKEDMIFSPDGDGNKDTFLIQQAGSLEEKWHITIKNTANNTVFTKTLENKVPSNFEWNGKDTEGKLVPDGVYTYTIAATDRAGNSNSATLSNIIVNTEHQRVNIGIDTKAFSPNGDGVKDTVKLYPDLSNTANLHSLNIEIKNKLGKTVRNFARTTKESFYFDGKDDSGKILPDGNYRAIITAKYKNGYVAQAQSPTFVLDTVPPTASVQATSSIFSPDGDGNLDTVTFAQNFSKEDSWIGEIYATNKAGKLTGEPVKTIIIRNSLNEYVWNGRTDSGTAAPDGLYAYRLSGIDIAGNKGYSNTAIVELNTEKAEVILSSDITAFSPNGDGIKDTVRLIPTIKSKTKIVSFSLTIKDSSGKNVRVFDGNGNPKQEYVWDGKNSSAEKCTDGLYSAKLSVQMENGQEATSKIDAITIDTEYPQLEISVPYLSFSAKEESNRPTLPIKQHSSHEDLWTGIISDAKNNPVKKLTWAGKTENFTWDGSDDAGNRVPNGTYSYTVFATDAAGNATSRTLKGITVNSTEPKLYITYALPAFSPNEDGIKDVQTFSLHHNMGKNVSDWSVSIVAASGEIIRTWNKKETGELPSTLVWNGLDNNKKPLAGKFFAKAKITTVANDNAEANTSTFVSVLTPPQIDVSLSPKYFSPDNDGIDDELYIGLRVSAPAGIAKWVFEIHEPEDAGYKLFWKTSGSEKISDKIIWDGRSSVTGETVQSATDYPFTFTVTDTTGLVGIYKGFIPVDVLIIRDGNRLKIAVPSIIFRKNEPDFQDLPQVTVNKNLQVLKRIAQILNKFPDYKIRVEGHANTTTGTLREEREYLLPLSEKRAEAIRQYLIENGVRASRLTAEGKGGTEPVADFTDRNNWWKNRRVEFILIK; translated from the coding sequence ATGGTAAATAAAAGAATTCTTGTTTTATTTCTGTTCTTGATTTATACGGTAGCGTTGGTGGCTGCGTATAATCCTCCCGCAGGCGGAGAATCTGTACACAACTTACTTTCAACCGACTTAGCGGCAAGACAGATAAGTGCTGCCGGCGATCCCTTTGATGATGGAGTACCGGCAGGAGCAGCTGTTAACCCCGCACTTATTGCGGGAGAGCAGCGTCCTATTATTGATGCCTCTTATTTAGCGCTTATCGGTTTTAAAGAGGATAAAAACTGGGGACATGTTATCAATTTAAGCGGTTTATATCCTGCTCGCTGGGGTGCAATTGCCGGAGGGATTCATTTTCTTACCTCCCCGTTTCCTGGCATTCCGCTCGGCACTGCGGGTTCTTTCAGGTTTTCTTATGCTAAAGATATAACCGATAAGCTATATCTCGGTACCGGAGCCTATGCAACTGTAGGGGCTGGCAGTACTTGGGGGCTCGGTCTTGATATCGGCGGCTTATATAAATTCGGAACACTCGGAATTTTAAAAGACGCTCGGCTCGGTATTTCTCTTACGGGAATGGGAAAACCGTATAACCCGAATACCGAAGGCGTAAAAGGAGAAGGATCCGACGGATATGCGGGAATGTTTACGCCGCACATAGGATTTTCCGCCTTGCTAGTTTCCGTAAAGCATTTTAAACTCGGCACTTCTTTTGATCTTTCCTTACCAACTTTTCAAAACCTTGTCTTTTCCACAAGTCTTCAGATGAAATTTGACGATGCCGTAGCATTAAAAACAGGGTGGACATTCAATCTTGTAGAAACAATTCAAAAAAAACAAACATATATTCCTTCTGTTGGTATTGCATTTCATGTTAATTTAGAGCCTAAGCGCAAGCAAAAGCCGGAAAGCTGGAAAAACAGCGAACTGCGCCCCGAACTTGCCTTTAAACCTTACAGCAAAAATATTTGGGCAATGGGCGCCGGTGTGAATGTACACGTAGGCATGAAGGACAATGAGCCTCCGGTCATTGTCCTTGATTATCCTACCGAACAGGCCTTTTCTCCTAATGATGATGGTATTCAGGACTCCCTTGAAGTGCCTATGACTATCCGAGACAGACGCTATGTTACTGCCTGGCAATGCAAAATAGAAGACAGCCGAGGAATCACTGTACGTGTTATCGAAAACAAGCAACCGATACGTGAATTACAAAATTTTAAAAGCTTTTGGCGTAATCTGACTGCTGCAAAAAAAGGTGTGTATGTTCCGGAATTCTTACGCTGGGACGGCAGAACCGATACCGGAGAGGTAGCACCGGACGGTAAATATTATTTTTCGGTAACGGCTTCGGATGATAATAATAACACGGCAACATCTCCTCGCTATGCGGTAACGCTTGACACGGAAAAACCTTCTATTGTTATTCAACCGCCGAAAGAAAAAGAAGACATGATATTCAGTCCTGACGGCGACGGAAACAAGGACACTTTTCTGATTCAACAAGCAGGATCATTGGAAGAAAAATGGCATATCACAATAAAAAATACGGCAAACAATACGGTATTTACCAAGACGCTTGAAAACAAGGTTCCGTCGAACTTCGAATGGAATGGAAAAGATACCGAAGGAAAGCTTGTCCCTGACGGCGTATACACCTATACAATAGCCGCAACAGATAGGGCCGGTAACAGCAATTCGGCAACACTTTCCAATATCATTGTTAACACCGAACATCAACGGGTGAATATCGGTATTGATACAAAAGCATTCTCACCGAACGGAGACGGAGTAAAAGATACCGTAAAATTATATCCCGATCTTTCAAATACCGCTAATTTACATTCTTTGAATATCGAAATTAAAAATAAATTAGGGAAAACAGTACGAAACTTTGCAAGAACCACTAAAGAATCCTTTTATTTTGACGGCAAAGATGATTCGGGAAAGATTTTACCTGACGGCAATTATCGGGCTATAATTACGGCAAAATATAAAAACGGATATGTGGCACAGGCACAATCTCCAACCTTTGTTTTAGACACAGTTCCGCCTACCGCTTCTGTACAGGCAACAAGTTCAATATTCTCTCCCGACGGAGACGGTAATTTGGATACGGTAACCTTTGCACAAAATTTCTCAAAAGAAGATTCATGGATCGGAGAAATTTATGCGACAAATAAAGCGGGAAAACTTACCGGAGAGCCTGTAAAAACGATTATCATCAGAAACTCTTTAAATGAGTATGTTTGGAACGGCAGAACCGATTCGGGAACCGCAGCTCCGGACGGCTTGTATGCGTATCGCTTATCGGGAATTGACATAGCGGGAAATAAAGGCTACTCAAATACCGCTATTGTTGAGTTAAATACCGAAAAAGCGGAGGTTATTTTATCTTCGGATATCACCGCATTTTCTCCGAACGGAGACGGTATAAAAGATACGGTGCGCCTCATACCAACGATAAAATCGAAAACAAAGATTGTGTCGTTCTCTTTAACAATAAAAGATTCAAGTGGAAAAAATGTACGCGTATTTGACGGCAACGGAAATCCCAAGCAGGAATATGTTTGGGACGGAAAAAATAGCTCTGCGGAAAAATGTACCGATGGACTCTATTCCGCAAAACTCAGTGTGCAAATGGAAAACGGACAAGAAGCTACTTCAAAAATAGATGCAATTACAATAGATACCGAATATCCGCAGCTGGAAATTTCCGTGCCCTATTTAAGTTTTAGTGCAAAAGAGGAGTCAAACCGCCCGACATTGCCGATAAAGCAGCATTCTTCTCACGAAGATTTGTGGACGGGAATAATTTCCGATGCAAAAAATAATCCCGTGAAAAAATTAACATGGGCGGGTAAAACCGAAAACTTTACTTGGGACGGCAGCGATGATGCGGGGAACAGAGTTCCGAACGGCACGTACTCTTACACTGTTTTCGCAACAGATGCAGCGGGAAATGCCACAAGCAGAACTCTCAAAGGTATTACGGTAAATTCCACAGAGCCTAAGCTCTATATTACCTACGCACTACCCGCCTTTTCTCCAAACGAAGACGGGATAAAAGATGTACAAACTTTTTCGCTGCACCATAATATGGGTAAAAATGTCAGCGATTGGTCGGTTTCAATAGTGGCAGCAAGTGGAGAAATTATCCGCACGTGGAATAAAAAAGAGACGGGGGAACTTCCCTCCACACTGGTATGGAACGGACTGGATAACAACAAAAAGCCGCTAGCCGGTAAGTTTTTTGCAAAAGCAAAGATAACAACCGTTGCAAATGACAATGCGGAAGCAAATACCAGTACCTTTGTGTCGGTTCTTACGCCTCCACAAATCGACGTAAGCTTATCGCCGAAATATTTCAGCCCGGACAATGACGGCATCGATGATGAATTGTATATCGGCTTACGCGTATCAGCTCCGGCAGGTATTGCAAAATGGGTGTTTGAAATTCATGAGCCTGAAGATGCCGGTTATAAGCTTTTCTGGAAAACAAGCGGTTCAGAAAAAATCTCCGATAAAATAATCTGGGACGGAAGGTCTTCAGTAACCGGTGAAACAGTGCAATCGGCAACCGACTATCCGTTTACCTTTACGGTAACCGATACTACCGGACTTGTCGGAATCTATAAAGGCTTCATTCCGGTTGATGTTCTCATTATCAGAGACGGAAATCGGCTCAAAATTGCGGTTCCTTCAATTATTTTCCGTAAAAATGAGCCTGACTTCCAGGATTTGCCGCAAGTAACGGTAAATAAGAATTTGCAGGTTCTTAAACGTATTGCACAAATACTGAATAAGTTCCCTGATTACAAAATCCGGGTAGAAGGACATGCAAATACCACAACCGGTACATTGAGGGAAGAAAGAGAGTACTTACTTCCCTTATCTGAAAAACGTGCAGAAGCAATTCGCCAATATCTTATAGAAAATGGCGTTCGCGCTTCCCGCCTGACTGCAGAAGGCAAGGGCGGCACCGAGCCGGTAGCGGATTTCACCGACAGAAATAATTGGTGGAAAAATCGGCGGGTTGAATTTATCTTAATTAAGTAG